One stretch of Podospora bellae-mahoneyi strain CBS 112042 chromosome 2, whole genome shotgun sequence DNA includes these proteins:
- a CDS encoding hypothetical protein (EggNog:ENOG503PHIW): MPPNNNPHPGSGSASQSLPPSSLNPLTSATGIVVMVLITTISLGLAIALLLLYLRKRKRSAQRRLAARLSGMPEIRAGDSTETERSHITTHAHQESSRLQKWGSKEAFEVVEISAPSLARRGMLRRLTEEEEEEEKRGLRKGGEGRNKLSRSQSCAWPSEMKRLGEGDENKAEGWLVNETTAAAGVELPKRSFFRGGSLKERGERGSWPVRELTGGLSRVHHTVHGYPSGGVSALGRQQEEKEREIGLGSNTIRGYGCLRLGPGFADGAGRVLPEPPRAVVTGGQGGIVRSHTVGAMVGSCGQQQQQQQQQQQQPQVQPSVVPPPPPHRPLPQTPPRAVARRRSRAQSTDSTLSEILKSTEKRLRAGSATGGVGRGRHMRMGSLNARTVSMAGTSQECLLPKKGMGHKRQDSEVSAVSESDSLAGEESPIENPAGLTSPSRSRLVRKPAQEQPQQAERQVEMMIQSPRSSISSSLSTVFSEDEMPDEVKKAIMPLDGFVVAPQPATSVQAPAMNDPFITAPVPLPLSINRCSPSTTSVGLRQQPKTQGLFRESLERSSIQRRMTLASPTQDLILAPGPSHPQHNPNPPTPAAPGPVFSQHQQRRKTLSPTKTVSFADDRPRIHNVPRHSPTRPSKKPGIKMSPSQHQLELSLSRNGNRDSACSTFSVDNAPATVLKRSAEVNNASFFANSLLFPDPLNPKSAATPPPPTTAAGSEGEGESEDEDDIPLADTVASLRRMNSQMSTSSVTSLHNENPKRFSGTLQNFQKRKSIGARNYLSLGGNVDTARRRKRGQSVANGGGGGGSHNRSNSQPALPQHGRRGSRGNGGGAMNASLSQTSLGSPRVSREVIPLAYPVEKRQEGWEWGGSVGAGNVSPPHKRRKPGSVHERRQSLLRMSVLETVTDSSPGVVGGGGGGNKENDGEGGPFKLPVREEFTFHSGYAGLGGGVSLGQFGTPSRGGRGTGTGRNSVESLGLYDRQGFLITSPVRGDAGGGRNNNGGSPLRGLMVHQDRLQSSPSRLRV, encoded by the exons atgccaccaaacaacaacccccaccccggctccggctcagcctcccaatccctccccccttcctcccttaACCCCCTAACCTCGGCCACCGGAATAGTAGTCATGGTCCTCAtaaccaccatctccctcggcctcgcaatcgccctcctcctcctctacctccGCAAGCGCAAACGCTCCGCCCAGCGCAGACTCGCCGCCCGCCTAAGCGGCATGCCTGAGATCCGCGCTGGTGACTCCACAGAAACTGAACGGTcacacatcaccacccatgCCCATCAAGAGAGTAGCAGACTCCAAAAATGGGGAAGCAAGGAAGCgtttgaggttgttgagattAGTGCGCCGAGTCTGGCGA ggagggggatgttgaggcggttgacggaggaggaggaggaggaggaaaaaagggggttgagaaaggggggagaggggaggaacAAACTTTCGAGGAGCCAGTCGTGTGCTTGGCCAAGTgagatgaagaggttgggcGAGGGTGACGAGAACAAGGCGGAGGGGTGGTTAGTGAACGAAACTACTGCTGCCGCGGGGGTTGAGCTGCCTAAACGGAGTTTCTTCCGGGGCGGGTCGTTGAAGGaaagaggggagagggggtcctggccggtgagggagttgacCGGGGGGTTGTCGAGGGTTCATCACACCGTTCATGGGTATCCTTCCGGCGGTGTGTCTGCGTTGGGacggcagcaggaggagaaggagagggagattgGGCTTGGGAGTAATACGATCAGGGGGTATGGgtgtttgaggttggggcCTGGGTTTGCTgatggggcggggagggtgttgcctGAGCCGCCTAGGGCTGTTGTCACGGGGGGACAGGGGGGAATTGTGAGGAGTCATACTGTTGGGGCTATGGTTGGGAGTTgtggacagcagcagcagcagcagcagcagcaacaacaacaacctcaagtGCAGCCGAGCGTtgttccccctcctccgccgcatcGGCCGCTGCCTCAGACACCGCCGAGGGCTGTCGcgaggaggcggtcgagGGCGCAGAGTACCGATTCGACATTGTCGGAGATTTTAAAGTCGACGGAGAAGAGGCTGAGGGCCGGGAGTGCGACTGGTGGTGTAGGTCGGGGAAGGCATATGAGGATGGGGTCCTTGAATGCTCGAACCGTGTCGATGGCGGGGACGAGTCAAGAGTGCTTGCTGCcgaagaaggggatgggTCACAAACGACAGGACTCTGAGGTGTCGGCCGTGTCTGAGTCCGATAGCTtggctggtgaggagagCCCGATTGAGAACCCGGCTGGACTGACGTCGCCCAGTCGCAGTAGGCTGGTTCGAAAGCCAGCGCAGGAGCAGCCCCAACAGGCAGAAAGGcaggtggagatgatgatccaatcgccgagaagctccatctcctcctcgctgtcgACAGTCTTCAGTGAGGACGAGATGCCAGACGAGGTCAAAAAGGCAATCATGCCGTTGGATGGCTTTGTCGTTGCACCCCAGCCCGCCACCAGTGTCCAAGCGCCTGCCATGAACGACCCTTTCATCACGGCGCCAGTTCCTCTGCCGCTGTCCATCAACAGATGttcccccagcaccacctcgGTTGGGTTGAGACAACAGCCCAAAACCCAAGGTCTGTTCCGAGAAAGCCTCGAACGGTCCTCCATACAGCGCCGAATGACACTCGCAAGCCCAACCCAAgatctcatcctcgccccCGGGCCCAGT CACCCTCAGCACAATCCCaatcctcccacccccgccgcccccgGCCCGGTCTtcagccaacaccaacaacgccgcaagaccctctcccccaccaaaaccgTCTCCTTCGCCGACGACCGCCCCCGAATCCACAACGTCCCCCGCCACTCCCCCACCCGCCCATCCAAAAAGCCCGGCATCAAAATGtctccctcccaacaccaactcgaactctccctctcccgcaaCGGCAACAGAGACTCGGCTTGCTCAACCTTTTCGGTGGACAACGCCCCGGCGACGGTGCTCAAAAGATCGGCAGAGGTGAACAACGCCAGCTTTTTTGCCAACTCACTGTTGTTTCCCGACCCGCTCAACCCCAAGTCAGCAGcgactcccccaccaccaaccacagcGGCCGGctctgagggggagggggagtcggaagatgaggacgacaTCCCCCTGGCGGATACTGTCGCCtcgctgaggaggatgaactCGCAGATGTCGACTTCGAGTGTGACCTCGCTGCATAATGAGAACCCGAAGCGGTTTTCGGGGACTTTGCAGAACTTTCAAAAGAGGAAGTCGATCGGGGCGAGGAATTATCTTTCGCTTGGGGGGAATGTTGACACTGcgaggcggaggaagaggggtcAGTCGGTTGCCaatgggggcgggggcggcggtTCGCATAATAGATCTAACTCCCAGCCTGCCTTGCCGCAGCATGGGAGACGGGGGAGTCGAGGGAACGGAGGGGGGGCGATGAACGCCTCACTCAGTCAGACCAGTTTGGGGAGTCCGAGGGTGAGTAGGGAGGTTATTCCGCTGGCGTATCCGGTCGAGAAGCGgcaggaggggtgggagtggggTGGGAGTGTAGGGGCGGGGAATGTGTCGCCGCCGCAtaagaggaggaagccggGGAGTGTGCATGAGCGGAGGCAGAGTTTGTTGAGGATGAGTGTGTTGGAGACGGTGACGGATTCGTCgcctggggtggtgggtggtggtggtggtggtaacaAGGAgaatgatggggagggaggaccGTTCAAGTTgccggtgagggaggagtttaCTTTTCATAGTGGGTatgctgggttgggggggggtgtgagTTTGGGGCAGTTTGGGACGCCGAgcagggggggaagggggacggggacggggaggaataGTGTGGAGAGTTTGGGGTTGTATGATAGGCAGGGATTTTTGATTACTTCGCCTGTGAGGggtgatgctggtggtggtaggaaTAATAATGGCGGGTCGccgttgagggggttgatggtgcaCCAGGATCGGTTGCAGAGTAGTCCttcgaggttgagggtttga
- a CDS encoding hypothetical protein (EggNog:ENOG503P6UA), giving the protein MSRKADFKSTETQQRLLAALIASQVQNMSIDYKKIGAMVGMTASAAEHRFRGVNAQAKGLRLAYELHEEGRGPPPSEYDFTKITSNVWGRGGPRAEDLQKYFGASTEQGLQYHFRAIKQQANVLKEAVESGQDPADAFEEYLQNGGHSVRKGVSVKGGTTKAAKAATGARASPAKPAPTRKRAAAAPAPKTPHKSPTKKQKVKGEPDVTSLDDEPELVFPLDDSPALPKVLNSPEVVTSSSDVDSPEVNYDALDEEAPKPKANSPWKKMAGQIGGPGQWSNLMTGERAKLKSKNDQVMAQHAANGNVIDLDSSSSPDKALPGLHDSASSTPTRPQLIKKQGGAQPPSTPGFKFDNIDINDGSDEDDEMEDDEMEDDDEDDGAI; this is encoded by the exons ATGTCGCGCAAGGCCGATTTCAAGAGTACCGAAACCCAACAGCGCTTGCTCGCTGCTCTCATTGCGAGTCAAGTCCAGAACATGTCTATTGATTACAAGA AGATTGGTGCCATGGTGGGCATGACCGCCTCGGCCGCCGAGCACCGCTTCCGTGGTGTCAACGCTCAGGCGAAGGGTCTTCGTCTTGCTTATGAGCTTCATGAAGAGGGCCGGggccctcctccctcggaGTATGATTTCACCAAGATCACCTCCAACGTGTGGGGTAGAGGAGGTCCTCGGGCTGAAG ATCTCCAGAAGTACTTTGGTGCTTCCACGGAGCAAGGTCTTCAGTACCACTTCAGAGCGATCAAGCAGCAGGCGAACGTGCTTAAGGAGGCCGTTGAGAGCGGACAAGACCCTGCCGACGCGTTTGAAGAGTATCTCCAGAACGGCGGCCACAGCGTTCGAAAGGGCGTCAGCGTGAAAGGCGGCACCACCAAGGCTGCCAAAGCCGCCACCGGAGCCAGAGCCTCCCCTGCGAAGCCTGCTCCCACCAGAAAGCGTGCTGCCGCCGCACCTGCTCCCAAGACGCCCCACAAGTCCCCcaccaagaagcagaaggtCAAGGGGGAGCCGGACGTCACCTCGCTCGATGATGAGCCCGAGCTCGTCTTCCCCCTTGATGATTCCCCCGCCTTGCCCAAGGTTCTCAATTCGCCCGAGGTGgtcacctcatcctccgacGTCGACTCGCCTGAAGTTAACTACGATGCTCTCGACGAGGAGGCCCCCAAGCCGAAGGCGAACTCGCcctggaagaagatggctgGTCAGATTGGTGGGCCGGGCCAGTGGTCGAACCTCATGACTGGCGAGAGGGCCAAGTTGAAGTCCAAGAACGACCAGGTCATGGCCCAGCACGCGGCCAACGGCAACGTTATCGATCTcgactcttcctcttctcccgaTAAAGCACTCCCAGGTCTCCACGATTCTGCCTCCTCTACACCCACTCGCCCCCAGCTCATCAAGAAACAGGGCGGTGCTCAACCCCCTAGCACCCCGGGCTTCAAATTCGACAACATTGACATCAACGACGGTagcgatgaggatgacgagatggaggatgacgagatggaggatgatgacgaggatgatggtgctATTTGA
- a CDS encoding hypothetical protein (EggNog:ENOG503NXA6; COG:S), with amino-acid sequence MSWLTTLSGYLTPGFLVLSPLLSYSDQAYSMHRAKSSAGFSLDIPLIMLVASLLRIFYYPGAKFDIALLIQSLVMTVMQVVLLKIALDHRPAPSSKGGDAAVPFAKINERERQRPFNFWQWRSPKPYWQFIMSLFVGLVACELLLSPIPSVYQGYSSLIGYIGLAVEAILPLPQIIANAKSRSCKGFRFSVLASWLLGDSMKMFWFFTSKTTIPWAFKLCGIFQACCDSFLGVQYWMYGKGPTEIKEHELPSTATWAEPKADIFAGGRRRGTSVLQAQKTT; translated from the exons atgAGCTGGTTAACCACCTTGTCGGGGTATCTGACCCCGGGGTTCCTCGTGCTGTCACCGCTGCTCTCGTACAGTGACCAGGCCTACTCGATGCACCGCGCAAAGTCGAGCGCCGGCTTCTCGCTCGACATACCCCTCATCATGCTTGTGGCCTCACTGCTCAG GATATTCTACTACCCTGGTGCCAAATTCGACATTGCCCTCCTTATACAATCGCTTGTTATGACCGTCATGCAGGTCGTTCTTCTCAAGATTGCGCTCGACCATCGTCCCGCGCCCTCGTCAAAGGGTGGTGACGCTGCTGTCCCCTTCGCCAAAATAAATGAGCGAGAGAGACAACGGCCGTTCAACTTTTGGCAGTGGAGGTCTCCCAAACC ATACTGGCAGTTTATAATGTCCCTGTTTGTCGGCCTGGTGGCTTGCGAGCTCTTGCTCTCCCCTATTCCGTCGGTGTACCAGGGGTACTCTTCCTTGATCGGCTACATCGGGCTCGCTGTTGAGGCTATACTGCCTCTGCCACAGATTATCGCCAATGCGAAGTCCCGGTCCTGCAAAGGTTTCCGGTTCTCCGTCTTAGCCAGCTGGCTGCTCGGTGACAGCATGAAGATGTTTTGGTTCTTCACCTCCAAGACGACCATCCCATGGGCGTTCAAGCTCTGCGGTATCTTCCAGGCCTGCTGTGACTCCTTTCTTGGGGTTCAATACTGGATGTATGGAAAAGGCCCAACTGAGATCAAGGAGCATGAGCTGCCCAGCACGGCGACTTGGGCCGAGCCCAAGGCCGATATTTTTGCAGGCGGGCGCCGCAGAGGTACTTCGGTGCTCCAAGCTCAAAAGACGACATGA